In Levilactobacillus brevis, the genomic window ATTACCGTTGCTTTCGGATAAGCCCGCCGAAGCGCTCGTGAACCGGCCATCCATTACGATTAACGGCATCTCCGGGGGCTATGAGGGGGATGGCCTGAAGACCGTCTTACCAAAGGAAGCCCGCGCCCAGCTAGATTGCCGACTGGTTCCCGGTCAGGATCCGCGTCACGTGGCCGAACTGGTTCAGCAACAGTTGGACCGCAATGGCTTTGCCGATCTGCACGTGAGCTACAATCAGGGGGAGCCGGCCTTTCGTTCCGATCTGACGGATGACTTCGTTCGAACGGCGGTGGCTACGGCCCATGAGGTCTATGGCGACGCAGTGAAATTGGTGCCGAACGCCGGTGGCAGTGGGCCCCAAGCCCCATTTGCTCAGGCGGTGGGTGCCCCCATCGTGTCGGTTGGCTCGACGTGGGCCGGTTCCGGGGCCCATGCGCCGAATGAAAACGTCCGGGTCAAGGATTATGCGCAGGCCACGCGGTACACGGCGCGGGTTTTACAGAACTTTGGCCAAAACTAACAATTAATCACTAAAAAAACTCGCGTTATCAGTTTGCCGGAGACGGTCGAAACGGATAACGCGAGTTTGCTATAAGTTGGATTTAGTTAACCACGATGTAGTAGCTAGCTGGCCAGTAAGTTTGGCTGAAGACGCCAATCCCATCGGATTCGTTTTGGGCGGCAACGTACTTGCCATTCCCCAGGGAAATCCCGTCATGGTAAGGCGCGCTGTCGGAACCCCAGAAGAGGATAGCGCCAGCGGGGGCGTTGACCACGTCATAGTGGTGGGTGCCCAGATTGGTTTGTTGGTAAGTCGTCCGGGCGCTCAGGCCAAAGGCGTATTGAACCAAGCCGGAGCAGTCAAAGCCACTGAGAGAACTGCCACCGTAAACGTAAGGAACGCCACTGTTCGCAACCGCAAGGGCCTTAGCGACGGCGCTGTTGGAACTCGCGGCCGTTGTGTTGGTCGTCGTTGAAGTAGCCGTATTGGTGGCGGTTGTTTGGCCAGTCGTGTTGGTGTGTTGGTAACTGGTGTTTTGCGCAGCAGCCGAACCAGTCGAGCTGGTGTTGGTCGTTGTCGTGGTTGCTGGTGCTTGGCTGACCTGCGTGGTTTGAGCGGTGTTGGCGCCGCTAGTCGTGGTCATGTGAGCCGAAGCCGTCGTGGTGACGGTAAAGAGTAGTGCAGCGGCACCCAGAGTCGTCAATAAAACTTTAGTTGTTGTGGTATTGATAAATGTCACTCGCAATCTTCTAAGTATTTGGTAGCCAATTAGCTGACTACAAAATTAAGTATAACGAAGAAAAATTGCGGGGGCGTATCAGTCAAGTGACAAACGAATGCCGGTTAGATGACAGGATATGTCAGCTAAGACAAACGATTGGGCGGATAACTAGCTGATAGGTTTAGTTGCTCGGCAGGTGAAATACAACTGTGGTAACTGGCCGCCTGACCGTTCGTCAAGTCTGGGCTGGAACGCTGGGAAGGACGTTTCAAGCAAAAATGTGGTCTCGGAACGTGCTTGAAACCGCCGAGGATCGACTTTTCCAAGTCGCCCATTCCGAACTGATAGATCATCAGTTCAAAATGCCCCGGCTGAGTCCGGATTTAACTCACTTACGGTGCCACAGTTAGCGACCATCGATTTTGGTCCAACCACGCAACGGGACTGTCGGTCGCACCAATTATCCCACTACTCTAAGCCGCAGGCGACATTTTGGACGAACGGCAAGGCGGCCAGGTTCCACTGGTGATTTTAGCCAAAATAAAAACCCGTTAGTCGCGCAACTAACGGGTTCATCGATGGAGGCGGCGGGGATCGAACCCGCGTCCTAGCATATTGCCAACTTAACGTCTACACGCATAGGCAGACTACTTAAAGTTTCACTGAACAACTTGCCGCCTGTCAGGGCCCACATGCTCAGCTAACCTGATTTTTCTCTTCTACCGTACTTCAGGTGGGAGTCGTTAGCGTAAGTCCGTTAAATTTAGGACCCAGATCTAGACCACGGACAAGCCTAGGAGGATCTACGTTAAGCGCCTATTAAGCAGCTAAAGCGTAAGAATTGTTATTATTTTTTGCAGTTATAATAAACTGGACCTTTTAACGTAGATGCCGCTACGGCGCGCAGTCAAGCTTCAACCTATACCAGTCGAATCCAGAACGCCCCCATAAATTGATACTCATCTAGTTTAACATACCAGTGGGGGAGTGCAAACGATTTTGCCTAATCGCGGCTAATTTAAGGAAAAAATCGCCAAGTCAGTATAGTATAATGGGGAGGTAAGTAACCAGATGGCACAGGCTCGCCGGGAAAAGTTACAGAAACTTCATGGTTCCATCATGGGGATTTCTGATTGACCGAGTAGTTTTAGGACACTATGACTCACAAACTTTTTGCCGGCTCCGCATCCGTTAAGCCTAACCTTGGGAGGTAGCAATGAAGTTATTAATGATTGAAGATAACCATTCAGTTTCACAAATGATGTCGATGTTTTTTAAGAAGGAACAGTGGGACGCAGAATTTGCGTACGACGGTAATGAAGCCGTTGAAATGTTTAAGGCCGCACCCAATGATTGGGACATGGTGACGCTCGACCTCAACCTGCCCGGTATGGACGGGATGCAGGTGAGCGCCGAGATTCGTAAGCTGTCGCCAACCGTGCCGATTATCATGTTAACAGCCAGAGATTCCGAGAGCGATCAGGTTTTGGGACTGGAAATGGGCGCGGATGATTACGTTACCAAGCCCTTCAGTCCAATTACGTTGATTGCCCGGATTAAGGCGTTGCATCGGCGGGCCGAGCTCGGGCCGATTTCAAAGGGTTCCGAGACGGTACCGCTAGACGATACCGAGTCATTCGACGTGGTGACGGAGAACTTTAAGCTGAATACCAAGACGCGCGAGGCGTACTTGAACGGCCAGCAGATTCACGACCTGACACCGAAGGAATTCGATCTACTGAAGACGTTGGCGCAGAAGCCCCGGCAGGTCTTCTCCCGAGAACAGCTCCTGCAGCTGGTCTGGGACTACGAATACTACGGGGATGAACGGACCGTGGATGCCCACATCAAAAAACTCCGACAAAAAATTGAAAAGGTTGGCCCGCAGATTATTCAAACGGTCTGGGGCGTGGGTTATAAATTCGACGATAGTGGAGCAGATCAGCAATGAAGCTAATGTACCAACAGATGTTGGGGTTCTTTGCGGCGATTATGATTATCCTGATTATCATGGGCGTTTCCTACTCCCAGATGACCCGGCACATGGTCTACAGCAATACCTGGAATTCGCTTGAAAAGTATTCCAACAGTTTAATTGAACAGTCTTTACGTATCAGTTCACAAGACGCGCACACGGTTAATTTTGATACAACCTCGCTGGAGAGTAGCGAACAGTTGCTGCAAAACCAGGCGATTAGTACCACGATCTACAGTGCCAGCAACAAGGTCGTCTTTCCGGCCAGTGTGTATCAGCAGTCGATTAAGGCGTCTGACTGGAAGAAACTCAAGAATAATCAAATTATTCACAAAGTGGTCGATCGGCGGGTACGGAACAAGAACGGCCGGGTCAGTCCAGCCATGACAGAAGTGATGAAGCCGTACTTTTACAATAACCGCTTGGTCGCCGTGGTTGTGATGGGGGCGTTTGTCTCCGATATCAATACCAGTGTGAACCAGATTAATCGTAATTTGATTCGGGCGTTGCTGGTTTCCATCGTGGTGGCGATCGTCGCCAGCTATATTTTGGCCCGATATTACACGTCGCGAATTAACCGGCTGCGAAAGGCAACAAATCAAGTGGCTAAAGGGAATTACGATGTTGAGATGACCAGTAAGAATCGCGATGAAATTGATGATCTGATCAATGATTTCAACGGGATGGCCCATTCGTTAAAGGACTCACAAGAAGAGATTCAGCGACAGGAACAGCGCCGGCGCGAATTCATGGCGAATGCGTCCCACGAGATGCGTACGCCACTGACCACCATCAATGGATTGCTGGAGGGACTGGCTTACGACGCCATTCCTGAAGAAAGTAAGGAGGAGAGTATCGACCTGATGCGTAGTGAAACCAGTCGGCTAATTCGCTTGGTCAACGAGAACTTAGACTACGAAAAGATCCGTTCAAACCAGATTTCGCTCAACCTTCACGAATTCAATGCCGTGGATGCACTCCATAATATAGTAGAACAATTAAAACAAAAGGCCGATGATAGCGGGGATACTCTCGAGTTACAGGCGCCGAAAGAAATTCCGGTATACGCCGATTACGACCGGTTTGTTCAGATTATGTTTAACATTGCACAAAATGCCATTCAGTTTACCCAGCATGGAACCATTACGCTGTCCGCCCAACGCGGCTACGAGGAAACTATCGTCAAGGTGGCTGATACCGGGATGGGGATGACGGAGGAACAGCTTCAGAATATCTGGGAACGCTACTACAAGGCCGATCCGTCCCGTAAGAACACCAAGTACGGAGAGTCTGGACTGGGCTTGTCGATCGTTCACCAGCTGGTTCAGCTCCATCATGGTAAAATTAGTGTGACCAGCAAGGAAAACGTCGGCACGACCTTCACCGTTATTTTCCCCGATCAGCATCAGACCAATTCGGAACGCGCGAAGATGGATTAATGCTGAACAAAGCAAACCGATTGCTGTGTTTATCGCGCTACCGTGATACAATGAGGGGAACCATTAAGGAGGAAACTATTGAAACGTGTACAAATTACCGGGAAGTCCGTTCGTAAATTTGAGGACGGCTATCCCATCGTATCTTTAACTGACTTAGAAAATGCCCAAGACTTCGACAATGGCGCTTGGGTGCAACTCGAAAATCATGGCCATTTTGTGGCCACAGCTTACTTTGCCAAGCAGCACCGGGGTGTGGGCTTCGTCATGAGTCTGCGGGAAAACGAAAGCATTGACGAACGCTTCTTTACCAGTAAGTTCCGTGCGGCGGTGGCTAAGCGGGCAGCTTTTGCTGACAGTCCAGCCTACCGGTTATTTAACGGAACCGGCGATGGCCTGGGCGGCTTGGTCGTTGACGTCTTCAACGGACAATACGTTTTCCGTTGGCAGAACAGCGCCATCAAGCAACAAGCTAAGTTGATTTACGCTGGTTTTGAACGGATCGTGGGCAAGGGCCAGACGATTCTGGCCGAAGTGCCGGGTCAAGAGCACTTACAACTGGTCAGCGGGCAATTAGAAGATCAGCCGTCAGCCGTATTGGAAAATGGGGTCACGTATCCCGTGGACTTAACGGTCAGCCGACAACTATTGGCCTTGGAATTCCGTGACATTCGGGCGTGGGCCAAGGCAACCAGCCAGCAGCGGCGGATTCTGAACTTGTTCAGCGCCGAAACGGGTCTGGTAACGGCCGCAATGCTCGGTGGGGCGATTGAAGCGGTCACCGTTGACCCGACTAATCGGGCCACGACGGCTGTTCAGGCGCAGTTGGCAGCGAACAACTTTGACCAAGCGGCCGTGGAAATGCGGACGATGGACGTGGCCAACTATCTGGATTATGCGGTCAAGCATGACCTCACCTTTGATACGATCTTCATCAATCCACCGGCCTTTATCCGCGGCAAGAAGCGGGCGTTCACCCTGGAACAAGACTTACAGGACCTGATTGAACAAGCGCTGAAGCTGGCCAAGGCGGGCACGCAGGTGGTTGTGACGACCACAACGCCGACCTACAGTATGAAGCGTCTGCGGGAGACAATTAGTGACGCGGCGCAAAATTATACCGGTCATGTAACTGTTTCCAACACGTACCTTTCACCGAACGACTTCTTGACGAATCGGGCCGACCGTCATAGCGAGGCGTTAAAGGGCGTTCAGCTGACTGTCGATTAATTGAAAACATCTTGAAAAGAATTGCAAACAATCCCAACCGGTAAGATAGACCACTTACCGATTGGGGTTTTTGTTAAGCATTTATAGTTTACATTTAGAATCGAAAACAGTAGACTTACTATTGCTAAATAAAAAACGCTTTCAAGAAAAATGACAAGAATTGAAACGAGAGTTGAGGTTTACAAATGGGTATTTTACTAGCTTTAATCCCCACTGTGTGTTGGGGAAGTATCGGGTTAATCAGTGGGAAACTAGGTGGAACATCCTACCAACAAACGTTGGGGATGACTGCCGGTGCCGTCTTGTTTGGTCTGTTTTCAGTCTTTTATTTCCATACGGCAATTTCGGGGATGGCGATGGTTGTTGGGATCGCGTCGGGACTTTGCTGGTCCGTGGGGCAGTTTGAACAATTCCAATCCATGAAGTTTATTGGTATCTCCCGGACGGTGCCCATTTCGACCGGTCTCCAGTTAGTGGGGACGGCGTTAGCTGGGGTCCTGTTATTCCATGAATGGAAAACGACGCGGATGGTGACCATGGGGACCATCGCCGTAATCGTATTGATTGCAGGGGCGGCGCTGACGTCGCTCCGTGATTCTCGTGCCCAGACGTCGGGAACGAGTCAACCGATGCAAGCCGGTAAAGGGGCCACTGCTATTATTATTTCCACGATCGGGTACGTGTTGTACACGGTCATCGTCAATGCTTCCGGTTTACCTTCTAAGACGGTCATCTTTCCGCAATCGCTGGGGATGATTCTGGGCGCCACGATTTTCGTGCTGTTCTCCCGGCAAAAGGTCATGCACAAGGCGACGGCCAAGAACATTATGACCGGGATCGTCTGGGGCATTGGGAACTTCTTCATGTTCATGGCCATCCCATCAATTGGTCTAGCCATCAGTTACTCGTTGGCCCAATGTGGGATTGTGATTTCAACCTTTGGGAGCATCTGGCTCTTGGGTGAAAAGAAGACTGGTCGCGAAATGGTCTACATCACGATTGGTTCCTTATTGGTCGTCGTTGGTGGGGTAACCCTCGGTTTGATGAAATAGGTTACATTTGGTTGGTAACGAAGGTTATCGACCTTTTTCTTTACAAAGAAATTTGGACTATACCATTTACAACGCGGCAGTTTGCGTTATAATGGACTAGTCAATAACAATAAAAGTGAGGTTTTCTTAATATGGCACATATCGCCTTTGATCTTTCGAAACTTGAACCATTTGTTCATGACAACGAATTAGGAGAAATGCAAGCAATGGTGACGGCGGCGGACACTGAGTTACGCCAAGGAACCGGTGCGGGTAGCGACTTCCGTGATTGGTTAACGTTACCTAAGGATTACGACAAGGAAGAATTTGCCCGGATTAAGGCTGCAGCGAAGAAGATTCAATCCGACTCCGCTGTGCTGGTCGTTATCGGTATCGGGGGCTCTTACTTGGGTGCCAAGATGGCCGTTGATTTCTTGAACGATACGTTCTTCAACTATTTGCCAGCCGACAAGCGGAACGCCCCACAAGTCTTCTTTGCTGGGAACTCCGTGAGTGCCGACTACGTCCACGACCTGATTAACCTGATTGGCGATCGGGACTTCTCCGTTAACGTGATTTCGAAGTCTGGGACCACGACGGAACCATCCATTGCCTTCCGGATCTTCAAAGACATGTTGATCAAGAAGTATGGTGAAGCTGGTGCCAAGGAACGGATTTACGCGACGACTGATAAGAAGCGCGGTGCCTTGAAGACCGAAGCCAATGCTGCTGGTTACGAATCCTTCGTGATTCCTGATGGTGTTGGTGGCCGTTACTCCGTCCTGAGTGCCGTTGGCTTATTGCCAATCGCAGCTTCAGGTGCCAACATTGATGAGTTAATGCAAGGGGCTGCGGACGCACAAGACGCCTACACGAACCCTGATTTAACCAAGAACGAAGCTTACCAATACGCCGCCTTACGGAATATTTTGTACCGCAAGGGCTACACGACCGAATTGCTGGAAAACTACGAACCACGCCTGCAATACTTAGCAGAATGGTGGAAGCAGTTGACCGGTGAATCCGAAGGTAAGGATCAAAAGGGGATTTACCCATCTTCCGCCAACTTCAGTACCGACCTGCACTCCTTGGGTCAGTACATCCAAGAAGGGCAACGGAACCTGATGGAAACCGTTGTGATGATCGACAAGCCACGGACCGACGTTGATGTCCCAACGGCTGACGATGATCTGGACGGCTTAGGCTACTTGCAAGGCAAGAACATGGGCTTTGTGAACCAAAAGGCCTTTGAAGGGGTTGTCTTGGCTCATACCGATGGTGGTGTGCCTAATATGAGCGTTCATATCCCAGATACGACGCCATACACGTTGGGTTACCTAATCTACTTCTTTGAAGTGGCTATTGGGATCTCCGGTTACCTGAACGGGATTAACCCATTCAACCAACCTGGTGTTGAGGCCTACAAGACCAACATGTTTGCTCTTTTAGGCAAGCCCGGGTTTGAAAAGTTAGGCAAGGAACTAAACGCCCGGCTTTAATTTAACGAATAAGTTAGGGAAGCACTCAGTTCACCGTGAACGGGGTGCTTTTTATTTGGCGTAGGGGCTGACTCTGGGGGAATAGAGAACAGTGGCCGTCAATTAATTGTTAACCGGTTAAACATAGAAACGGCTATCACTGGGAATGTTACAGCAAGTGAAGATTTTGTTACAGTTTGGGATTACCCCTTGTGATGTATAAAATCCCCCCGTATAGTTGTAAGAGGGAATATCGGAATTTTTATGAACAGTTGCAATCGGAGCAACAGGGACTTTGAATAAGGGGAGAGAATTTTAGTGAAGGCTTCAAAGAAGAATTATTGGCTTTATACGCTAATCTTTGCCGGATTAGTGGTTTGTCTCTACGGCATTTTTATCCTGACGGGTAAGTCGTTCATCTGGGAAGGGGACGGCTTGGCACAGCATTATCCCGTACTGGAAAAGTTTTATACCTGGTTACATGCAGGGAGTTTATCAGGGTGGTCATGGAATCTTGGCTTAGGCGCGGATAAAATGACGACCTTCTCTTACTATGTCTTGGGGGACCCTTTCAGTTATCTGATCTGGTTCTTCCCGAAGCACAGTATTGAGATGGGCTACAACCTGTTGATTCTACTGCGACTATACGTGAGTGGTTTGGCATTCATGCTGTTTGCTCGGCAACGTCACTTTAAGCCCGGCAGTCAGATGATGGGGACGTTGACGTACACCTTTACCGGGTATTCACTGTACGTTAGCATTCGGCACCCATTTTTCTTGTTACCCATGATCTTGTTCCCACTGTTAGCTTACGGGATTGATCACATCTATCAGGGAAAAACGTGGGTCCCGCTGGCCGTCTTCACGGGGCTGGCCCTGGTCAGCAACTTTTATTTTGCATACATTCTGGCAATTGGGAGTCTGGTCTACGCCGTTTTGCGGTACTTCAATGTCCGGGACACGATCGCCCAAAAAGGCTGGCCTCTAATCATTAAATTGGTGGGTGCCGGATTGGCCGGTTTCTTGCTGTCCGGGATCATCTTTATTCCATCATTAATTGGGGTTTTGACGTCGACGCGGGCCACGGGAAACTTTGCCAACGGTTACTTTATTTATCCATTTAGCTATTATTTGCGGTTGCCGAATGCGCTGGGGACGACGGGGAATCCCATGCGCTTCTGGGCCAATCTGGGCTTAGCTGGGCTGACTTTCTTGAGCCTGATGTACGTGGTGCGGCATGCGCGCCGGTACCTCTGGTTTGATATCGGGTTGTTAATCTTGGTCATCGGCTCGTTACTACCCGAGGTTGCTGCCATCATGAACGGGGGCACCACGCCGTCGCAACGATGGCTATTACTGGGTTGCTTGGCCTTTAGTCTGGCGGTCATGTACTTTATTGATGCCTTGCCGCGAATCGATCGGAGCGACCTTTCGGCGATGATCGTCGGCACGTTATTTTTGCTGGTCCTGGTTTGGGCCGCCAACGGGTTTATCTTTAGCAATGATCCGCACGATTTTGTTATCTATGGGTTACTCCTGCTCACGTTAGGAGCGATCGTGGTGGGTCACTTCTATCAGTGGTCGCGTCACCGGGTTATCTGGACGTTGCTGGGACTCTTGTGTTTAAACATTGTGGCCAACGGTTACGGGTACTTCAGCCCTAACGCTGGGGGTGCCAGCAATCAATTGCTGACACGCGGTGTTGCTAGCAAGTTCCAGCGTAATTTCTACGATGGGGCCGAGAGCTACGTGAAGCAGCAACCCGGTTTTAAGCGCAGTACGATTAGCAAGTATTATTACTATAGTAATGAAGCGAAAACCAATATGGGGATGAATTTAGGTGCCCATGACATCATGTCGTATTTCTCAATTCAAGATGGATCGGTGGGCGACTTCAGCGAAGAATTGGCCAACTCACAATTCAAGATGAATAAACCCATCAATCAGGCGGACAATCGAACCACGATGAGTAATCTGCTCGGTGTTAACTACATTTTCGCCCGGAGTAATCAGCTCAAGACACAGGGTTTTCCGTACGGCTATACACCCGTGAAAAAGAACGGACACGTGTTGACCTATAAGGATCGACCCGTCCATGACCTGGGGAATAACTATGATACGGTCATTTTGAAGTCAAAATACGCGTTGCCACTGGCTTATTTGCAGACTAAGCAGCTGAGTCAGAGACAGTTCAAGCAGCTGAACGGGAGTGATAAGGAACAAGCCCTGACGTATGGTGCGTTGACCGCCAAACAAGCCAAGGGTGTTCCGACGACGACCTACCACAGTCAGAGTAAGACGCTGGGGTATCAAACGCAGGCAGATAACAGCACGGTGCTGGATAATTTGAAACAGGTCATGAAGTTCCGGCAACAAGGAAATCAGATGGACCCCGACAAGATTACCACCACCAAGTCATCATTGATACAGACCAACCAAGACCGGTCCGTTAACATTACGGATGACAAGGCACGGTTGGAACGGCTGACTGGGCAAAATCGGACTGCGTTGCAGCAAAATAACCGGGCAAACCGGACGGCGCTGCATAAGATGATTAGTGACAATCAGAACCAACCGGTCACGTATCGTCTGCATCTCAAGCAACCTAAGCAAAATAAGGGAACGGAGATGTATCTGGAACTCGATGGTATTCAGGCTGAACGGTTCTCAGTCAACGATAAGTATCAAGCCGCGAAGACAACCAAGGCCTTCAGTAACCAGGCGTTCACGGGGATTACGCGGATTAATCAGTTGCGTTCGTCAATCTGGAATCAAAGTGACGGGGCTTACTCGGTTACAGCGACGACGGCTAACAACGTCACGAGCTTTAATCAACTTGGCCAGTCAAACCTGTCGGACTACCAGGAGAAGCATCACGTGCTCCTGAATTTAGGGTATTCGGACAAGGCACGGCACAATATTAAGTTAACGTTTAAGGGCGTCAAGAATCTGTCGTTTAAATCGGCTAAGGTCATTGCGGTGCCATTTGGCAGCCAATATGATCAACGGATGTCACAGCTCCAGAAGCAAGGCTTGCAGGGCTTAGACGTCAAAAATAACCGGGTGACGGGAACGTCACGGTCGACGCAAGCCAGTGTGCTGACAACGTCGATTCCGTATAACACGGGTTGGCAGCTGAAGGTGGACGGCAAGCAACAGCCGATCACCAAGGTTAACGTTGGATTCGTGGGTGCTCGGCTTTCGGCGGGAACCCATAAGATTGAACTCACCTATCGGACGCCAGGACAACGCCTCGGCATGGGGTTAACCCTACTGGGCGCTCTGGTATTGCTCGTCACCGGTGGCTACCACTTCTGGTGGCGTCGACGGCGGTAAGTCTAGAAAAAGAGCATCTCTCGACGCGTCGGGGGATGCTCAATGAGAAGGTACTTCGTGTAAAAGCGGGGTGCCTTTTTAGTTGTAATTAAAGAAATCCCAGATCAATGTGGCGGTCAAGACCACAATAAAGGCCAGTTCAGCGAAGAAATAGTGGTGGGGTGGTGTCTGCCGGCGGCCCATCATTGGCCAAGGCTCCGGTTAAGCCGTAAAGTAACGTGGCAGCAGAGGTGAGACGGTGTGTAACGACCCATTTCTAGCGAGTCCTCCTTGAAAGGAAAGGTTTAACGGTACAGACCAATCTTAAAGGAAGCACCCGTGTTTGGCAAGAAGTTTATCTATTTAATTATTTATAATGTTATAATTAAAATTATTTAAACCGATTAAAGCTGGAGAGAACGCTGTGGGGCGGCCTAGGAGGCGGTCTGTGTTGTTTGGGCAATGATAGTGAATCTTTCAATGACGTACTGGTGCCGAGCGTTGTAATGGCCATATAGGGCGACCTGCGAGTTGCGGGTCGCCTGGTCAAGGAAATTCAGGCCATGCTGATGAACGAGGCAGTTTAGTTGTGTGCCGTCGGTTGTTGTCAGCTTGACGAAGAGTAGCAGGGGCGCTAGCTTTAAGACTTTAGGCGTGGTTGTAATTTTGCCGTTTACGGCGAATTTAGTCATGATAATCACCTCATAAGCATTATACGAACAAACGTTCGATAAAGCAACTCGTTGATCTTGCTAATTTTCTAGATTTATTGAAAGTTTAAACCGTATGGTAAAGTCATTTTAGCTGAGTTAAAATCCAACAAAATTTCGCAAATTGCAAGTGCAAGTTAGCCAGCGCAGGCGAAGACAGCTGGCGGAAAGGTTTCAGTGAGTTTCAATTGAAGAAAGCTAAGCAGTATGAGCCTTGCGAGCACGCTTGACTTCTCTTTCAAAAGCTTCGGCTGGTGTTTTGAACTTTAAAATTCGCCGAGGCAGGTTGTTCAGATGCGATTGAGCAATCTGAACTTGGCTTGGAGTGGCAATGTCGAGTGATTGCCCCTTGGGAAAATAGCGACGAAGCATCCGATTATGAACTTCATTAGTGCCTCGTTCTGAAGATGTGTACGGGTGGGCAAAATAAGTGTCAGCTATGCCATTCAGTGCAGTCTCTAAGGTCGTAAACTCAGTACCATTATCTGCCGTCACGGTCTTGATAATATCACCATATTGATTAACAATATTTCGCAATGCATACGATACTGAATCTGCGTCTTTACCCTCAATCAAGCAGACTATTTCAAAGCGTGTTTTACGCTCTGTGAAAGTCAACAAGACGCTCTGGCTACCATTACGCTCACCAACAACGGTATCAATTTCAAAATGTCCAAACTCATGACGGTTATTG contains:
- a CDS encoding YfhO family protein — its product is MKASKKNYWLYTLIFAGLVVCLYGIFILTGKSFIWEGDGLAQHYPVLEKFYTWLHAGSLSGWSWNLGLGADKMTTFSYYVLGDPFSYLIWFFPKHSIEMGYNLLILLRLYVSGLAFMLFARQRHFKPGSQMMGTLTYTFTGYSLYVSIRHPFFLLPMILFPLLAYGIDHIYQGKTWVPLAVFTGLALVSNFYFAYILAIGSLVYAVLRYFNVRDTIAQKGWPLIIKLVGAGLAGFLLSGIIFIPSLIGVLTSTRATGNFANGYFIYPFSYYLRLPNALGTTGNPMRFWANLGLAGLTFLSLMYVVRHARRYLWFDIGLLILVIGSLLPEVAAIMNGGTTPSQRWLLLGCLAFSLAVMYFIDALPRIDRSDLSAMIVGTLFLLVLVWAANGFIFSNDPHDFVIYGLLLLTLGAIVVGHFYQWSRHRVIWTLLGLLCLNIVANGYGYFSPNAGGASNQLLTRGVASKFQRNFYDGAESYVKQQPGFKRSTISKYYYYSNEAKTNMGMNLGAHDIMSYFSIQDGSVGDFSEELANSQFKMNKPINQADNRTTMSNLLGVNYIFARSNQLKTQGFPYGYTPVKKNGHVLTYKDRPVHDLGNNYDTVILKSKYALPLAYLQTKQLSQRQFKQLNGSDKEQALTYGALTAKQAKGVPTTTYHSQSKTLGYQTQADNSTVLDNLKQVMKFRQQGNQMDPDKITTTKSSLIQTNQDRSVNITDDKARLERLTGQNRTALQQNNRANRTALHKMISDNQNQPVTYRLHLKQPKQNKGTEMYLELDGIQAERFSVNDKYQAAKTTKAFSNQAFTGITRINQLRSSIWNQSDGAYSVTATTANNVTSFNQLGQSNLSDYQEKHHVLLNLGYSDKARHNIKLTFKGVKNLSFKSAKVIAVPFGSQYDQRMSQLQKQGLQGLDVKNNRVTGTSRSTQASVLTTSIPYNTGWQLKVDGKQQPITKVNVGFVGARLSAGTHKIELTYRTPGQRLGMGLTLLGALVLLVTGGYHFWWRRRR